tttgcacacagggtcttctccaaccacccagaacctcaaacgaaagcaaccgtaagtcaaaacgaaagaaatatggctccaaacaattttgaatcaaaagcttcagttttttggatgaatatggagagaaagtgaaagaaatgttgtttttagttcataacaattgaaacagagagagtgtaaagagatttacgtgcattaaagggcattaaaagctccaaacagttcgtacaaggttgttcccactattcatggcagtggcaatattgtaaatacttgaagaaaatgaggttgagacagtaaagaagccattttcgaaaaaaaaaaaaaaaaagggttaatggcattttcgtagataaaatgcagatgtggggttaaaaactcaaaaaaaaaatgagtcaaaagaaaaggttagttttctgtttgaattcaagttttgagtcacttttgcaataagccctttttcaaaataCTGCTGTTTTACTTCGTGGAGGAAAAATGTCATTTAATGTCTCTGATTATTAGAGATTTATTTACATACTTAGTATTGAGTTTACTGAATTTCACAGCGCACTTCAACATATTCAACATAAATCATTTTTGGAGAAAATACCAAAAGGAATATATattgagttattcttgggttcacccctagagtgaataTAGATGTTCatccaaccaatagaaatcactaatttcacaattgatatcttttaaataaggaaacaaaatattatcaagttattttaatattcaaaaagaaaaaaaaaattattttatgttttaaaataaataaaataaaaacaaatataaataatagtagttacaaaatgtgatttaaaaaatatattttaacattttcaaagaataaaataaaccctaaaccctaaatcataaaccctaaacccttggatataccctaaacccttgggtatacgctaaacccttggataatcttaaactctaaatcctaaactctagtatatgcgaaaaaaaattatatattttaacgcCGTCATcgaaatattaaaccctaaatcctaaactctaaaccctaaacctttgggtaaatcctaaacttttttttaggattaaggatttggtatttttaaaatttaatgtttaatgtttttaatttaaattttagagtttaggcttagtgttttgatgacggatttaaaatatttttaatttttttgcatatattactatttttatttatttttaacatttttattttaaaaacataatataacttgataatattttgtttccttatttaaaagatatcaattatgAAATGAGTggttcctattggttgggtgatcctctaggttcactctaggggtgaacccaagaataagttaTACTTcctctgtaccattttaagtgatgtttaaggtttttacacaattattaagaaaatacaaaattttatgcactttatcttggttatataaaaatcacattaaataaaacaagtttaaccaataacaaaatagtacatgattttgtaattggtcacaaaatttgaatgacatttaattttacctagaatagtgagaacatcacATATTAtggaccaaaataaaaatcttagaACTTCACTTAAagtggaacagagggagtatatatttgtctggtttttttttcttcttgcatCATCCAACAGAAAACAATTTTCACGATGGTGACATAGCGACGACTCGACTGCTAAATTACatgttttatcatatttttttttctctgtgaggtagtaatttaaaaagaaaatttgctggttaattcttttaataattcctttttttgggtcaaaattcTTTTAATAATTCCTTAATCcgctaaataaacaaaaagaatagAAGACCTTGAATACTGGTTAGAATTATTACTAGTGAAAGAGTAAAACAAATGGAAACTGTATAAGACTATACATAGGATTGAGAACTTTAAACCTCTATCAATCATGAACTACTCGCCCTCTCCAACTTTTAAACCTCATCATAAATAAAAAGGTAgccgaattttctttttttaagtcTTTTTCGATTTCCTTTTACATCCAAATCCTATAAACTCTTATAGCTTCCCTCTTCATTACTTATACCTCACGCTATTACATACGATATAACTTTTCAATAAATGCTTCTCTTTCCTCTCGTATAATCTTCCCTCGCTTCACTCATTTTACACACTCACCTTCCTATCTATATAAACCCTATCTACTTCCCTTACTTCTCTCAAACtctgtcttcttctttctctttgctctgctttctctctctctctctctctctctctctctctctctctctctctctctctctctctctaaagaaaGCAAAATATGACGGTGGTTAGAGAATACGACCCGAGCAAAGACTTAGCCGGTGTGGAGGATGTGGAGCGACGTTGCGAGGTTGGTCCAAGCGGCAAGCTTTCTCTCTTCACCGACCTTTTGGGTGACCCCATTTGTAGGATCCGACATTCACCTTCTTATCTTATGTTGGTAAATTTCTAACCTTCTAATATGTTTCTTTTACTTCTTTGAAagtgtctcttcttcttcttcttcctcctctgctTTGTGAAGCTTAAGGATAAGATGATTTCAAGGATACTTCCAACTTCTCAACTTTTGGTTAATCTAAAAACCCATTTCCAttaatagaaaattttaattttaattcaaGTTCACTCTTGAGTCTTGAAAAGATCAAAAGGCTTATcattaatttctatattttgaacCAAGTTGGTCGAGTTAGCTAACTCATAAAGTTAGAAACTTTTCGATTTATTAATAAcggaaaattttaataatatggttGTAACAGGTGGCTGAGATGGGTACTGAGAAGAAGGAGATAGTGGGCATGATTAGAGGTTGTATCAAAACCGTTACATGTGGCAAAAAACACGATTTAAATCACAAGTCCCAAAACGACACCGTTAAGCCTCTTTACACAAAACTCGCCTACGTTTTGGGCCTTCGTGTCTCTCCTACTCACAGGTAACGTTCCGTTACTCCCACTAATCACGCAagtaaaatgatattttgattACCGATTAGGGAAGGTAGCTAATACTAATTATTAACTCGCTAACTATGCAGGAGGCAAGGCATAGCGTTTAAGCTGGTGAAGATGATGGAAGCATGGTTCATGCAGAACGGTGCAGAATATTCGTATATAgcaactgaaaatgaaaacCAAGCTTCGGTTAATCTTTTCACCGGGAAATGCGGTTACTCCGAGTTTCGTAAACCGTCGATTTTGGTCAATCCGGTTTACGCTCACAAAGTCAACGTCTCGCGTCGTGTCACAGTTATTAAATTGGACCCGGTTGATGCAGAGTCGTTATACCGACTCCGGTTCAGCACAACAGAGTTTTTCCCGCGAGATATTGATTCGGTGCTGAATAACAAACTCTCTCTAGGGACTTTCGTCGCGGTGCCACGTGACAGCTGTTACGGATCCGGGTCTGGATCATGGCCCGGTTCGGCTAAGTTTCTTGAGTACCCGCCGGAGTCATGGGCCGTGTTGAGCGTTTGGAACTGCAAAGACTCGTTCCGGTTAGAGGTCCGTGGTGCGTCGCTGTGGAGGCGTGCAATGGCTAAAACGACTCGCGTGGTTGATAAAACGCTGCCGTTTTTGAAACTTCCTTCGATACCCTCTGTTTTTAAACCGTTTGGGCTTCATTTTATGTACGGGATTGGAGGGGAAGGTCCACGTGCAGCGAAGATGGTGAAGTCTCTGTGCGGACACGCTCACAATCTGGCCAAGGGAGGAGGTTGCGGCGTTTTGGCGACGGAAGTCGCCGGAGAAGAGCCGTTGCGGCGAGGGATACCACACTGGAAAGTGTTATCGTGCGAAAAGGATCTTTGGTGCATTAAACGACTTGGAGAAGACTACAGTGACGGCGCTCTTGGTGATTGGACCAAATCTCCACCTGGCCCTTCTATTTTTGTGGACCCTAGGGAGTTCTAAAGTTTTTCTAAAAC
The window above is part of the Raphanus sativus cultivar WK10039 unplaced genomic scaffold, ASM80110v3 Scaffold3281, whole genome shotgun sequence genome. Proteins encoded here:
- the LOC130506480 gene encoding probable N-acetyltransferase HLS1, encoding MTVVREYDPSKDLAGVEDVERRCEVGPSGKLSLFTDLLGDPICRIRHSPSYLMLVAEMGTEKKEIVGMIRGCIKTVTCGKKHDLNHKSQNDTVKPLYTKLAYVLGLRVSPTHRRQGIAFKLVKMMEAWFMQNGAEYSYIATENENQASVNLFTGKCGYSEFRKPSILVNPVYAHKVNVSRRVTVIKLDPVDAESLYRLRFSTTEFFPRDIDSVLNNKLSLGTFVAVPRDSCYGSGSGSWPGSAKFLEYPPESWAVLSVWNCKDSFRLEVRGASLWRRAMAKTTRVVDKTLPFLKLPSIPSVFKPFGLHFMYGIGGEGPRAAKMVKSLCGHAHNLAKGGGCGVLATEVAGEEPLRRGIPHWKVLSCEKDLWCIKRLGEDYSDGALGDWTKSPPGPSIFVDPREF